The window GTGGAGCTTTGCCGACAGAAGACGCGATTGTTCTTTGCATTTCGAAGATGAACCGCGTCATCGAGATCGATTACGACAATCGCCTCGCGCGGGTCGAAGCCGGGATTACCAATCTCGAGATCACGGCGCGGGTTGCGGAGGAAGGTTTTTTCTACGCGCCCGATCCGTCGTCCCAGCTCGCCTGTACGCTCGCGGGAAATCTGGCGATGAACTCCGGTGGCGCTCACTGCCTCAAGTACGGCGTCACCACGCACAACGTCATCGGCGTCAAGATGGTGATGATCGATGGAACGATCGTGGAGATCGGCGGAGCGGCCATCGAGCGCAATGGCTACGATCTCTTGAGCTATATCATCGGGTCCGAGGGGCAACTCGGCGTCATTACCGAGGCAACCGTGAAAATCGTTCCGGCGCCCGAAGGTGCGCGGCCGATGATGATCGGATTTCGGTCGCCGGAAGCGGCTGGTGCGTGCGTGGCGGGGATCATCGCGCAGGGTATTATTCCGGTCGCGATCGAATACATGGACCGGGCTGCGATCGAAGTTTGCGAAGCGTTCGCGCACGCTGGGTATCCGCGTGATGTTGAATCGCTTCTCATTGTCGAAGTCGAGGGTTCCGAGAGCGAGATCGGCATTCTGCTCGGCAAGATTGCGGAGATCGCCGCGGCGTTCGATCCCAAAACCGTCGTTATCAGCGAGAGCGCTGAGCAAAGCGCGCGCATCTGGGCCGGGCGCAAAGCGGCTTTCGGTGCCATCGGGCGGATCTCCGATTATCTTTGCATGGACGGGACCATTCCGCTCGCGCAGCTTCCGCACGCGTTGACGCGCATCGCGCAGATCTGTGCCGAGTATGACCTCAAGGTCGCCAATATTTTCCATGCGGGTGACGGCAACCTGCATCCGCTCATCCTGTATGATGCAAACTCCGAAGATGAAGCTGCGAAAGCGGAGGCGGCGGGAGAAGCCATTCTGAAGCTCTGCGTCGAGCTTGGTGGCTGTCTCACTGGCGAGCATGGCGTCGGCATCGAAAAGCGAGAGTTGATGGCCACGCAATTTTCGCCGACAGATCTTGCGGTGCAAATGCGCATCAAGTCGGTGTTCGATCCCACGTGGCGGCTTAATCCGGCGAAGGTCTTTCCTCTCGCTGCTAGCGAAGGAATGCGCGCGGGTCGCGAAACCAACACCGAGGCCGCCTAGCGAATGGTGTCACTGTGACTGAGCTTCTGCGTCCCGCGGCCGAGTGGGAACTCCAATCCATGATCGCGAAACTCGCTTCGCAGAAGCGGCGCGTCGAGGTCGTCGGACATGGGGCGTTGCGCAACGCTGGACGTGTTGCGCGTTCGGAAGTCGTGTTGTCGACGGCGGGTCTCAAAGGCGTGACGCTGTATGAGCCGACTGAGATCGTGATGTCGGCGCGGGCCGGAACGCCCGTCTATGAGATCGAGGCCATCCTGGCGGCGCGGGGACAAATGTTGCCGTTCGAGCCGATCGATCTCGGGCCAGCGACGGGCGCACCGGGTGGCGCGCTGTCGATCGGTGGCGTGTTTGCGACGAATTTTTCCGGCGCCAGACGCGTTTCGAGCGGCAGTGCGCGCGATCATCTGCTTGGTGTTCGCGCCGTCAACGGACGGGGCGAGCTTTTTAAGTCGGGTGGCCGCGTCATGAAGAACGTGACGGGCATCGACGTGGCGCGCGGGCTGAGCGGAAGCTGGGGAACGCTGGCGGTCATGACCGAAGTGACCTTCAAGGTGGCGCCTTTACCGGAAACGGTGCTGACGCTGGCGTATACCGGTCTTCCAGACGATCTGGCGCTTGAAGCTATGATGGCCGCCATGCGCACGCCATACGAGGTGACGGGCGCAGTGCATCTGCCGAAGGAATGCGCGGCGCGGCTGACGCATTCAAATCTTGCAGGAACCGGGCAGGCCGTGACGCTGCTGCGCCTCGAAACGTTTTCTTCCGCCATCGAAGAACGCAAGGATAAGCTGGCAGCGGCGCTAAAAGTTTACGGGACGCCGGTCGTCCTCAACGCCGAGACGACGTGGAGCCTTTGGAACGAGTTTCGAACGCTTGCTGTTCTGCCATTCTCCACCGAGACGAGCCTCTGGCGTATCTCGACGTTGCCGACAAAGGCTGCGGATATCGTCGCGGCGATCCAGAAATTCATGCCGGTGGTGGCGCTTTACGATTGGGCGGGCGCATTGATCTGGCTGGAAGTTCCGGCCGCTGCGGACGCGGGAGCAGCCGACGTCCGTCGCGCGGTTGCCGTGCGAGGCGGACATGCGACGCTGATCCGCGCGGAACCGGAAGTTCGCGCCAGCGTCGATGTGTTCGAACCGATGAAGCCTGAAATCGAGCGATTGACACGCGGGGTCAAGTCCGCGTTCGATCCCGAGGGACTTTTGAATCGCGGCCGCATGTACGCCAACCTCTAGCCAAGCGAATTCGAGCGCTCACCCGCAATGCAAACCAATTTTTCCAAAGCGCAGCTTGCCGATCAGGAGACCGCGCACGCCGATCGCATTCTGCGGCGGTGCGTTCACTGCGGTTTCTGCACAGCGACGTGTCCGACGTATGTGGTGCTGGGTGATGAGCGCGATAGTCCGCGGGGGCGGATCTACGCCATCAAGGACATGCTGGAGAAGGGAGCTGCGGCGACGCCGGAAGTTTCGACGCACATCGACCGGTGCCTGTCGTGCTTTTCGTGTATGACGACGTGTCCCTCCGGCGTCGATTACATGCATCTTGTCGAGATTGCGCGTGGGCATATCGAAAAGACGGGCAGCCGCAGCTTGAAGGATCGTCTGATCCGGCGCGCGCTCGCCGAGATCGTGCCCTATCCAAATCGTTTCCGCTGGGCGATGCGCGCGGCGCCGATGGGCCGCCGGTTCACATCGATGCTGCGGGCGATGAAGTTGCCTGAAGTTGCGGCGATGATTGAGCTTGCGCCGCCCGAGCGGCCGCGCGCCGGCCGTTTTCGTGGTCCGGGCACGGCTTCGCCGACTGGGGTCAGAACGGGCAGGGTTCTGCTGCTGGCCGGGTGCGCGCAGCAGGCGCTGCGCCCTGAGATCAACGACGCAACCATTCGGCTTTTCGCGCGTGGCGGGATCGATGTCGTTGTATCGAACGGGGCTGGCTGCTGCGGTGCGTTGAGTCTGCATATCGGACGTGAGGAAGAAGCTGTCCGAATGGCGCGGGCGAACGTCGAGGCCTGGAGCAAGGAGATCGCCAAGGGCGGAGTTGATGCGATCATCATCAACACGTCCGGCTGCGGTACGACCGTCAAGGATTACGGGCATCTTCTGCGCTACGAGACGGAATACGCAAAACGCGCGAAGGACATCGCGGCGATGACGAAAGACGTCAGCGAATTTCTCGATGGTTATGATATTGGCGCGCCGAAGCGTTGGTCGAGTCTCAAGGTCGCGTATCATGCTGCGTGTTCGCTTCAGCATGGGCAGCGCGTGACGAGCCAGCCGAAATCGTTGTTGAAGAAGGCGGGCTTTACCGTCGTCGATATTCCGGAGAGTCATCTCTGCTGCGGTTCGGCAGGCGTTTACAACATTTTGCAGCCCGAGATTGCCGGGGAACTGCGCGACAGGAAGACGGGACACATCAAGGCGCTTCGTCCGGACGTGGTTGCTGCCGGAAACATCGGCTGTATCCGGCAACTGCAAATGGGGCTCGACGTGCCGGTCGTGCATACGATCGAATTGTTGGACTGGGCGCACGGCGGGCCCGTTCCGCCCGGTCTCGAAAACCTCGAGCAGTATTCGACGAGCGTGCCGCAGCCGAAGCACAGCGTTGAAGATTATATCGGCGCATGAGTGTTGGCGGGCAAAAAGCGCAGTGGGAGCAGGGGTTCGCGGATACGCTGACGGCGGCCATTCGCGGTAAAGCAAAGCCAGTGGGTTCGCTCGGGCGGCTTGAGGAATTGGCGCTTCAGATAGGTCTCGTCACGCGGAAGCCGAAGCCGGTGCTCGGCGCTGCGGAAGTTCTCGTTTTTGCAGGCGATCATGGGCTCACTGCGGAAGGCGTGACCGCCTATCCCTCTGCGGTGACGCGCGAGATCGCCAAGCTGGTGCTTGCAGGAACCGCCGGGATCAACATTTGTGCGCGTGCGGCGGGCGCGGGTGTCGTGCTTGTCGATGCGGGGATGATCGAGGCGTTACCGCCGCATGCCAGTCTGATCGACAGGCGCATCGGCCGGGGCACGCGGAATGCGCGGCGCGAACCGGCCATGACGCTTGAGGAATGTGCCGGTGCCCTCGAAGAAGGTCACGGGCTTGATGCTTATCTCGACGAAAAGAATGCCGGTATCGTCGTGTTCGGCGAGATCGGGATCGGCAATACGAGCGCGGCGGCGCTGGTCGGTCATGTTCTAACGGGCATTGATCTTGCGACGCTGGTGGGGCCAGGGGCGGGGCTTGATCCGGCCGGCGTTGCGCACAAACTTCGCGTGCTCAGTGAAACAGTGGAGCGTGCGGCCATCGCGATCGACGATCCGCGGTCGCGCGCGCTTGAGGCGCTACGGCAGTTCGCCGGTTTTGAAATGGTGATGATGGTCGGTGCGATGATGGCGGCGGCAGAGGCGCGGCGCATCGTGATCGTTGACGGGTTCATCGTCACGGCGGCGGCGCTGGCGGCACTGGCGCTTGCACCCGCTGCTCGAAGTAATTTTGTCTTCGCGCATTGTTCAGCCGAGCCTGGACACAGAGCGCTGCTCGATCATATCGGTGCCAAGCCGCTGTTCGATTTGCAAATGCGTCTTGGAGAAGGAACAGGCGCGGCGCTTGCGATACCGCTTGTGCGTGCCGCTGAGCTCATGCTGCGAGAGATGGCTGATCTTCCCGGCCAGCATCCGAAATGATCCAGAAAGAAGCGCAACAGTTTCTGATCGCGGTGCAATTTTTGACGCGGCTTCCGGTTGCCATTTCCGGGGCGTGGCCGGACGACTGGCTGGTGCGCTCCGCGAAGTATATGCCGCTCGTCGGCGCGCTCATCGGCGTTGCTGCGGCGGGTATTGTTATCGGGTCGGCGTCATTCTTTCCGGCGCCGCTGCCCGTTCTCATCGGTCTCGTTGCGGCTCTCGTTCTTACGGGTGCTCTGCATGAAGACGGTCTCGCCGATACGGCGGATGCGATCGCCGGTGGGCAGACGCGCGAGCGTCGCCTCGAAATCATGCGCGATAGCCGGATCGGATCTTTCGGCGCGGTCGCATTGATTGTTGCGATTGGGCTGAAGGCGGCGGCGCTTGCCAGTCTCGATGCAATGTCCGCAGCGCTCGTTTTGATCTCCGCACATGCCGCTGCGCGGCTTGCATCGGTGTTGGCTCTTGCCGTGCTCGAACCGGCACGCGAGACGGCGAAGGTCAGCGGAAAGGCATCCAGCCTGACGTGGAGCGAAATCGCGTTCGCAATTGTGACAGGGTTAATTCCGGGCGCTGTTCTGCTCGGCAGTGCAGCATTTGTCATTCCGCTGATTGCTGCCGCCTTGGCGGTGATTTGGTTGGCAATCCTCGCAAAACGTGCGTTCGGCGGCTACACGGGCGATGTTCTGGGCGCGATCGAGCAAGTGTTTGAAGTCGTATTCTTCATGTTCGCAGCTGCGGTCATCAGCGGGCCGGGCTGATCTGGCGGGCACACTTAGCA is drawn from Hyphomicrobium methylovorum and contains these coding sequences:
- a CDS encoding FAD-binding oxidoreductase, whose translation is MPHIELPDPDVGVLRRRPILIEGLRDRVGMDLLILDEDGRRAYETDAFTAYRRVPMLVVLPRTTEDVSKILKYCHDNDVKVIPRGAGTSLCGGALPTEDAIVLCISKMNRVIEIDYDNRLARVEAGITNLEITARVAEEGFFYAPDPSSQLACTLAGNLAMNSGGAHCLKYGVTTHNVIGVKMVMIDGTIVEIGGAAIERNGYDLLSYIIGSEGQLGVITEATVKIVPAPEGARPMMIGFRSPEAAGACVAGIIAQGIIPVAIEYMDRAAIEVCEAFAHAGYPRDVESLLIVEVEGSESEIGILLGKIAEIAAAFDPKTVVISESAEQSARIWAGRKAAFGAIGRISDYLCMDGTIPLAQLPHALTRIAQICAEYDLKVANIFHAGDGNLHPLILYDANSEDEAAKAEAAGEAILKLCVELGGCLTGEHGVGIEKRELMATQFSPTDLAVQMRIKSVFDPTWRLNPAKVFPLAASEGMRAGRETNTEAA
- a CDS encoding FAD-binding protein, whose translation is MTELLRPAAEWELQSMIAKLASQKRRVEVVGHGALRNAGRVARSEVVLSTAGLKGVTLYEPTEIVMSARAGTPVYEIEAILAARGQMLPFEPIDLGPATGAPGGALSIGGVFATNFSGARRVSSGSARDHLLGVRAVNGRGELFKSGGRVMKNVTGIDVARGLSGSWGTLAVMTEVTFKVAPLPETVLTLAYTGLPDDLALEAMMAAMRTPYEVTGAVHLPKECAARLTHSNLAGTGQAVTLLRLETFSSAIEERKDKLAAALKVYGTPVVLNAETTWSLWNEFRTLAVLPFSTETSLWRISTLPTKAADIVAAIQKFMPVVALYDWAGALIWLEVPAAADAGAADVRRAVAVRGGHATLIRAEPEVRASVDVFEPMKPEIERLTRGVKSAFDPEGLLNRGRMYANL
- the glcF gene encoding glycolate oxidase subunit GlcF, which codes for MQTNFSKAQLADQETAHADRILRRCVHCGFCTATCPTYVVLGDERDSPRGRIYAIKDMLEKGAAATPEVSTHIDRCLSCFSCMTTCPSGVDYMHLVEIARGHIEKTGSRSLKDRLIRRALAEIVPYPNRFRWAMRAAPMGRRFTSMLRAMKLPEVAAMIELAPPERPRAGRFRGPGTASPTGVRTGRVLLLAGCAQQALRPEINDATIRLFARGGIDVVVSNGAGCCGALSLHIGREEEAVRMARANVEAWSKEIAKGGVDAIIINTSGCGTTVKDYGHLLRYETEYAKRAKDIAAMTKDVSEFLDGYDIGAPKRWSSLKVAYHAACSLQHGQRVTSQPKSLLKKAGFTVVDIPESHLCCGSAGVYNILQPEIAGELRDRKTGHIKALRPDVVAAGNIGCIRQLQMGLDVPVVHTIELLDWAHGGPVPPGLENLEQYSTSVPQPKHSVEDYIGA
- the cobT gene encoding nicotinate-nucleotide--dimethylbenzimidazole phosphoribosyltransferase, translating into MSVGGQKAQWEQGFADTLTAAIRGKAKPVGSLGRLEELALQIGLVTRKPKPVLGAAEVLVFAGDHGLTAEGVTAYPSAVTREIAKLVLAGTAGINICARAAGAGVVLVDAGMIEALPPHASLIDRRIGRGTRNARREPAMTLEECAGALEEGHGLDAYLDEKNAGIVVFGEIGIGNTSAAALVGHVLTGIDLATLVGPGAGLDPAGVAHKLRVLSETVERAAIAIDDPRSRALEALRQFAGFEMVMMVGAMMAAAEARRIVIVDGFIVTAAALAALALAPAARSNFVFAHCSAEPGHRALLDHIGAKPLFDLQMRLGEGTGAALAIPLVRAAELMLREMADLPGQHPK
- the cobS gene encoding adenosylcobinamide-GDP ribazoletransferase, whose amino-acid sequence is MIQKEAQQFLIAVQFLTRLPVAISGAWPDDWLVRSAKYMPLVGALIGVAAAGIVIGSASFFPAPLPVLIGLVAALVLTGALHEDGLADTADAIAGGQTRERRLEIMRDSRIGSFGAVALIVAIGLKAAALASLDAMSAALVLISAHAAARLASVLALAVLEPARETAKVSGKASSLTWSEIAFAIVTGLIPGAVLLGSAAFVIPLIAAALAVIWLAILAKRAFGGYTGDVLGAIEQVFEVVFFMFAAAVISGPG